From the genome of Papaver somniferum cultivar HN1 chromosome 2, ASM357369v1, whole genome shotgun sequence, one region includes:
- the LOC113348178 gene encoding meiotic recombination protein SPO11-1-like produces the protein MEENRANSKPYNLLSKIKGLTRCLLKDICNGQSPVLYLDRYRNYCSNPTGNCSCSYEKQQGQDMLTLQRECHAHRLNVLLRVLLIVQKLLRENKHGSKRDIYYMYPSVFSEQAVVDRTINDICILFKCSRHNLNVVSVGKGLVMGWLRFMESGRKIDCMNSPNTAYSIPVHAEEVKDITGVAQYILIVEKETVFQRLADDQFCRANRCIVVTGRGYPDVSTRRFLRLLMEKLHLPAYCLVDCDPYGFDILTTYRFGSMQMAYDAKFLRLPDVRWLGAFPSDAENYQLPKRCLLPLTVEDKKKAEAMLLRCYLHQEAPQWRSELEIMLKTGVKFEIEALSVSSISFLSEKYVSSKIQDGVFI, from the exons ATGGAGGAAAATCGTGCGAATTCGAAACCCTACAATCTACTCTCAAAGATCAAAG GGTTAACTCGATGTCTTCTTAAAGATATCTGTAATGGACAATCCCCAGTACTTTACTTAGATCGCTATAGGAATTACTGCTCAAATCCAACTGGAAATTG TAGTTGTAGCTACGAAAAGCAGCAAGGCCAAGATATGCTTACACTTCAAAGAGAATGTCATGCACATAGACTGA ATGTCTTGCTGAGGGTGTTACTGATTGTTCAGAAGTTGTTGCGGGAAAACAAACACGGGTCAAAGAGAGATATATACTACATGTATCCATCTGTATTTTCAG AGCAAGCAGTTGTAGACCGCACCATCAATGACATATGCATTCTCTTCAAATGCAGTCGCCATAACCTGAATGTG GTGTCTGTTGGAAAAGG GTTGGTGATGGGGTGGTTAAGATTCATGGAAAGTGGAAGGAAAATCGACTGCATGAATAGTCCTAACACT GCATACTCTATTCCTGTTCATGCTGAGGAAGTCAAAG ATATCACTGGTGTTGCACAGTATATACTGATTGTAGAGAAGGAAACAG TATTCCAGCGGCTAGCAGATGATCAATTTTGTCGTGCAAATCGTTGTATCGTTGTCACG GGAAGAGGTTATCCTGATGTTTCTACTAGAAG GTTTTTGCGTCTTCTTATGGAGAAATTGCATCTGCCTGCATATTGCTTAGTGGATTGTGATCCTTATGGTTTTGACATCCTTACAACCTACCGGTTTGGTTCCATG CAAATGGCATACGATGCAAAATTTCTACGATTGCCTGACGTACGATGGCTTGGGGCTTTTCCTTCCGACGCTGAGAACTATCAACTCCCGAAACGTTGTCTCCTTCCTCTAACAGTAGAAG ATAAGAAGAAAGCCGAAGCAATGTTACTGAGATGCTACCTACATCAAGAAGCGCCACAATGGAG GTCAGAACTAGAGATAATGTTGAAAACAGGAGTAAAATTTGAGATTGAAGCTTTGTCCGTATCCTCAATTTCGTTCTTGTCAGAGAAATACGTTTCATCTAAAATTCAAGACGGGGTATTCATCTAA